The genomic region AGGCGAGCCGCTCCACGGCCAGGCGGGTCAGCCGGGTTTCTGGCCGGTCAGGCAGAAATTCGTCAAAGGTCACGTGGAGCAGGTGCGCCCGGTGAGGCGGCTGCCGCACCTGGCGCGGCAGGTCCAGTCGGCCCCGCAGGCCCTGGCGCTCTTCCTGAACTGGGACATACGCATGGGGAATGCCGCGCCGCACGGCCGCGCGAATGCCTTCCAGGGCGTAGCGGATGACGACTTCAGAGAGAGGCATCTCTGCGGTCTGAAGCTCCGCTGGAGGGGCCACCCGAAACCGCGCGTCCGTGGCAGCCAGCATCCGCACAAGAAGGGCGCGACTGCGGCGGAGTGAGTCGGGCTGGGCACGGTGGCCAGGGCGCTCATGGGTCTTCGGAAGAATCTCCACGGTTGCGCCGTCTGGCGTGCGCACCACGCCCACCCACTGCGTGAGTTTCAGGGCGGCCTGCCCTGAAAGGCGCGTAGGCGTTGCGACGGGCTTCAGGTCGTAGGCGGGGTCCAGCAGCACCGCCTGCACGGCATCGAAAGTCTCTGGTGGCAGGGCCGTGACGTTCGCCCCTGCCTCTGGTGGCCGGGCTCCTCGGACCAGCGTGTCGTGTTCACGGACCTCGAACCGCTGACCATTCATCAGGCGTTAAAGGGGAAATCCGCATCATTCACCTGCGCATAGACCCCGGTGAACGCCTCAATGTTTCCAAACGCCTGCGGATTGAGACGGTACCGAATCTCGCTGCCTTTGCCAATCTGGTGAATGAACTGCGCTTCGAGAGGTTTGCCCGGATCCCCGAGAACCTCGCGGATCTTGCTCCAATCCTCGAAGAAGTACTCCTCAAGCAGGGGCAGGATGCGTTCACGGACGGCGCTGGCAACCCCCTCCAGGGTGGCTGGCAGGCCCAGCAGGTAGGCGTGCCCAATGACCTGCTCACGGCTGAGGAGACGTTCAATCCGGTCATTGATGACGAAGAGGAATTTCCTGAGGTCCAGTCCAGTGTGCTCCAGGGTCAACACAGGAAGGAGTTCAGGTTCGGGCCAGACGGGTTTGAACACGAACCGCCGGCGCAGCGCGGCGTCCAGCAGGGTGAGGCTCCGGTCGGCGGTGTTCATGGTGCCGATGACGTACAGGCTCTGCGGAATGCTGAGCGTCCGGCGACTGAGCGGCAGGGTCACGCTCAGCGCTTCGGACGCTCCGGCGCGTTTGCTGCTTTCCAGGAGCGTGATCAGTTCGCCGAAGATCTTGGAGATGTTGCCACGGTTGATCTCATCAATGATCAGGACGTGCGGCTGAACAGACGGACCAGGCCGCTGCAGGGGTTCGGGAGGGAGGGCGAGACCAAGCGCCTTCAGGACCTGCTCAGGGCTGACGCCGGTCACCCGTTGCAGGGTGGGCGGGGCAAAGGGCTTCCCTAAGGTGCCGGTCGCACTGAGGTTCAGGCCGGTCGCCAGCCAGTTCACGGACCGGGCGTGGGCATAATCGGTGGCGAACGCCGGATCGCTGTGGGGATCGAAGAGGTAGTCCCCCGTGACGATGCCCACCGCGCCGATCCGGTCCACGCCTGTGGCCAGCAGCACGAGGTCACCGGTGCGCATGCTGTCCTTGAAGAGCAGTTGACGGCCACTCAGTTCCTCCACGCCGAGGTGGGTCAGATCCCGGGGTTTGGTTTTGAAGCTGCCCATCCTCAGTTCGCCGCGCGTGAGACTCAGGTCCCGGATGCGACTGACTGGCACTGAGCCGTCGATGTACATGCGCCAGACCTGTGTTCCTGGCTGGGCCTGGGGGACGGCGGGCGTCGGTTGTTCGTCAGAGGTTGGGCTGTCCAGGTGCCCGCCGGCTGCCCGGACTGCCTTCAGGAAGACGCCGTCGTCCAGGCGGTAAGACAGAACACCACCCGTCATGACAGGCTTGATGCCTTCAATGAAGTCCTCGTACCCGAAGGACTGGTGGAAGGTAATGAACGAGACTCGTCCCTGGGCCACCAGCCCGTCGTACCGCGCTTTCCGCGCGGCGCGGCCCTCACGTCCGGCATGGTCCGCGAGGAACACCGGATCAAGAACCGCCAGGGCCTCTTCCACCACGCGGTAGGTCTTCCCCGTGCCCGGAGGCCCATAGAGTATCTGGTTCAGCGGGACACCCGGAACGGGCTGAAAAGCCTGCGGCTCGTGGGCCAGGGTCTGAGTGCCGGCGACCTCAATGACCGGCTCCGCGCTGCCCGTCGCCGGTGAAGCGGTGGGCGGGGACATGAGGCGGTCGAGCAGGGCGAGAAGCTCATCGATGTACGTCAAGGCCGCGTCGAGAAGATCCGGAAAAGCGTCTGACGTCAGGTGCTGCGGGTGCAGGCTCAGCCCGATGCGCAGGCGGCGATTGAGCCCCGTGCCCTGCCGGTAGCGTTCCAGAGCTGTCTCGGCGTCCTGCCACTGCGCTGGCCCCAGGGGCAGCAGGGTCAAGGCGCCGAATTCTGTGTTCAGGGTCAGGGTGGCCTGCAAACCTTCAGGCAGGGGCGCGTTCAGGAGGGCCAGCAGGTGCGCCCATGTGTCCGGGTCCTGCAGGGCCTGCCGGGGGCCGTCCGCCTTGCCGTCTGGGAGGCCCGCTTCCAGGGTGAGTCCGGCAGGGAACGTCACGTACTCATACCCACCGCCATCGGCGAACAACAACGCGCGCGCGAACGCCCCGCTGTCCGTTTTGGCGCCGCCACCAAGACTCACCTTCACCGCGAGCTGCTCGCGGCCGCTGTAGGGCGAGCGGGACGGCTTCAGCGCCGTCCAGTTCC from Deinococcus arcticus harbors:
- a CDS encoding DUF4357 domain-containing protein, which produces MDTTAPAGAATGPTFKLNTSGVQAQAQVRAGQFVVLAGSTARAEEVPSLANHTYAQLRANLRATGQLVEAGAGQLRFTADTPFASPSAAAVAVLGRTANGKLEWKREDQPEVTYGDWLAQAGSAGPTDHLPAGGMVTTWQPFFRELAARLLDYEDRQLELIQILRTAGIAINHDEGEPLTEMDPFTFFSLILKHTSNSSALNLFAKVGAALGIQADVPTDLNGVPWSNPMNAWFFAYRSKRQAGDVPTLWQLARQAVDGNLDAQTFEAALNIRKVALPKLTQGLFWLNPERYLALNGVNVPYLQGRGVAQAGQVQTLADYDTVLGLARRLNADFPALSHAAWLQAQSGNQVAVMDSDHFPFTQYQADAGQYVGDRVKGNLVLDRKYAPLLLDLMAGNWTALKPSRSPYSGREQLAVKVSLGGGAKTDSGAFARALLFADGGGYEYVTFPAGLTLEAGLPDGKADGPRQALQDPDTWAHLLALLNAPLPEGLQATLTLNTEFGALTLLPLGPAQWQDAETALERYRQGTGLNRRLRIGLSLHPQHLTSDAFPDLLDAALTYIDELLALLDRLMSPPTASPATGSAEPVIEVAGTQTLAHEPQAFQPVPGVPLNQILYGPPGTGKTYRVVEEALAVLDPVFLADHAGREGRAARKARYDGLVAQGRVSFITFHQSFGYEDFIEGIKPVMTGGVLSYRLDDGVFLKAVRAAGGHLDSPTSDEQPTPAVPQAQPGTQVWRMYIDGSVPVSRIRDLSLTRGELRMGSFKTKPRDLTHLGVEELSGRQLLFKDSMRTGDLVLLATGVDRIGAVGIVTGDYLFDPHSDPAFATDYAHARSVNWLATGLNLSATGTLGKPFAPPTLQRVTGVSPEQVLKALGLALPPEPLQRPGPSVQPHVLIIDEINRGNISKIFGELITLLESSKRAGASEALSVTLPLSRRTLSIPQSLYVIGTMNTADRSLTLLDAALRRRFVFKPVWPEPELLPVLTLEHTGLDLRKFLFVINDRIERLLSREQVIGHAYLLGLPATLEGVASAVRERILPLLEEYFFEDWSKIREVLGDPGKPLEAQFIHQIGKGSEIRYRLNPQAFGNIEAFTGVYAQVNDADFPFNA